GCGCCGGTGGCGCAAAGGGAACACAGCAGCGTAGACTCTGTATTTAGACAATGATATTATTGATACCGTAGtcctaccaccaccaccagcaaCGAATGTGACCCTCAAAACCCAAAACCCACCTGCTTTTACGCTTCTCCTGTCACTACCTgtctcctttttcttcttcttgttaGCCTTCCCATTTCATCTTACCTTGTCTTCTTTCTAATCTAATCTTTAACACACAATGCTTTAAATCTTTGCCCAAGAAAGAACCCGTTCAATTTCTTGTCTCTAAAACCTCTCTTTCTATCTTCTCTCACTCACTCACACCActagatatattttttatatatatatattgagagagaaaagagtttTGCAAATGGGGGTTGATTTGAGGCAAGTTGTTGCTGGTATACTCACTCTCACAATGTTTGTGATGCTAGGGAACATGATCAAAAGAGACCGCTTTGATTCTGTTGTTGAAGTatgtttttttcttttcatttcaatGCCTATTGCTTGCTTTTTCATTTATGTTTCTAAATAGTTTTTTTACTATTTATGGCTTAGATCTTTAAATCCCTTTTGATTTTTACTAGAGTCTAAGATCTGCAGGTCCTTGTTTCATTTAATTGTGTCATTTAGCTgctcatacttcactttctctttcTTTATCTCAGAAtccatttttttgtttaatttactTGTACATGGTTGTTTAAGATTATTTAAAATCAAGGTTCTATTAATCTCTATTTTTATCATATTAAGTCAATAATGTTTGTTGATTAGGTACTCTGCTGCTGTATTTGGTCTGTATAGCGCTGATTTGTTTCCTTTTTGTTACTTTTTCTGCAGTTGTCTAGGCTAAACTATGCTATGACTTTTGTCCTTCCTTGTtcagaatatatatataaatttttttattttatctttatccccagaacataaaataagcttaagTTTTCTTGTTATTTATTGATGCTTTTGAATTGTAAAGGAAAAACTTCCGGGAGGAGCTGTGGATGCTGAATTTGATAGTGGGAAGGTTACAGAACAAGGCCTTGTAACATTTGCGAAGATGGGTAATGGCCCTTGGATGGAGGATGGCCAACAGCTAAAACCATGCTGGACGGAGTCAACTTTTGGTAGGTTAATGGATTGCCTGATAAATTACATAGAATCTTATTGCTTGATAAATTACATAAAATCTTATGtactatttatttatattaaaatacacACACAGAGAGAATCTTGtgtgttatttatttatattaaaacacACACGAGTTCATTGTGTGGTGTTTCCTTCCACTACTTATGGATTGTTATTTACTTGGCTAACAGATCAGATAGAGCAGTCCAAAGGGTTTGTCACTTTCTCCTTAACTAATGGACCAGAATATCATATCTTGCAGGTATCCTAAAATTTAGTTCCTTGTCTACATGCTAGTTAACTGAGGTTGTAGAAAAAGAATCCAAAATTTCTTCATGTGTGCTCTTTTGGCAATGGTAGCTTGAATTTATAAAGATGCATAACAGACAGGATTGTTATATTTCTATATCTTCATTGACTGCTGACCATAAAAAAGGGAAAATAAGTTATTGCAAAATCAATCATTCATTTTGATAAGTAGAATCTGAATCTTGGCGTGTCATAATTTAGTTTGTTGGGTGTATGTTATTTATGTATATGTAATGGAGAAACAATGAAACATTTGCATTTGCATTTGCATTATGGATGGAGTATATAATTCTAGGAGATGGTTTAGCTACATTTCTTTCAGTATGAAGATACACTTTTTCTTCCTGTTTCTTCATAACATATACATTTGATCAGCTATTTACTTTTCTTATATTTTCAGTTCTTTTCATGTGTTTTTCCCCATCAATATTCATTTCTCTTCTTTGGTTATTCATTTTCCAGATTGCTGATGCAGTGGTGGTAGCAAGATATGTAGGTGCAACTCTTGTAATCCCTGACATTAGAGGAAACAAGCCAGGTGATGAGAGGTTAGTGTTTTATGTGACTGCCATGATAAGATGCTTCTATCTCTGCTAGAATAATGTTTGGATGGTCACCTCACTTCACCTATTTTCTTATGGGGGAAAAATTTTATAAACACAGCAAATAAACTTTTCTGAGCTGTTATTTTCTgatgtacaaaaaaaaaaaaaaaaaaaagaaaaaaaatctgaGTTGCCTCTTGACACTTCATGCCAAAGATCTTCCAGGTTTATTTTCTAAGCTTGATACAGTATACGGTTCTTCTTTTCAAGGCAAGTCCATTTTGGTCTTGCTGACAATCCCTGAGTCCCATTTTTTTTACCACAATTTCTGACAAGTAACCTGGAATTGAGTAATGCACCAGAGAGTTACACTTTCAGTAGAAATTCGATTGTTATGGTTGGAGTATTAAATTAATACAAGATAATTTTTCTGAATACTAATAGAGTTCATAATTTCCAGGAAGTTTGAAGAAGTATATGATGTAGAGAAATTTGTGAAAAGCCTGGATGGGGTGATCAAAGTGGTCAAGGATCTACCTGATGATATATCAATTCGAGATTTTGCTGTTGTCAAGGTACCTAACCGTGTTACAGAAGATCACATTGCAGAATTAGTTGAACCAATCTTTAGAACAAAGGGCAACATAAGGCTGGCAACTTACTTCCCCTCGGTAAATATGAGAAAGACCACACAAAAAAGTAACACtgattcaatttcatgtttagccaTGTATGGAACTTTACAGTTGCATTCAGAGGTTAATGAAGCAGTCGACTCCATGATTGAGCGGTTAAGAACCTTGAGCCGCAAGTCTGATGGACGGTTTATAGCTGTGGACTTGAGAGTTGCGATATTGGAGAAGAAGAGTTGCCATGGAagtggtgctggtggagcaaaAACTTGTTATGATGCTAAAGAGATCGCCCTGTTTTTAAGAAAGATTGGATTTGACAAGGATACCACAATCTACTTAACTCAGTCAAGATGGGATGACAGCCTTGATGTTCTGAAGGACATATTTCCAAAAACTTATACAAAGGTGAAACATTTTATTCGTTATTATTATTTTAGTCTACCATTTGTGGCATTTGGTTGAGGGGACTGAAATACTTTTTAGGAATGAGAAAAATTTTCAGGTATATGTTGCTTGGGAATGTAAAATTCCTTCATTTGCTATAATGCTAAATTATCAGTTGTCAAATAAAATGACTTTAAATTCAAAATAATCATTCAAGACATAAACTATGACATGAATTATGACATATTCTTATAGGTATCATTTATTTTGCTGAGCTTTTTGATACACAGGAATATTACTTTGGATATCTGTTTTCTTTGCTCCCCAAATTAATTTGCTTCTTAAGCTTTTCCTCTAAGGTTGAGATACTGTTTAAGATTTTGGTTTATCTAAAATTGGCACACAATATTGCTTGGTATTTCTAtaatttctatttaaatttaatttttagttatagtAGATTATTGCATATCCTTCAAGTACTTTGATACACAGAGGAATGACTATTATTGTTCTGTCTCTCTGGAAACTATTGCAGGAAAGCATCATGCctgaagaaaaaaaaacaaagttCCTCGAATCTGAAGATTCAGAGTTTGAAAAGGTTATTGACTTCTACATATGTTCTCAAAGTGATGTCTTTGTACCAGCCATATCTGGCCTATTCTATGCCAATGTAGCTGGTAAGAGAATAGCTTCCGGTAAGACGCAAGTACTTGTTCCGGCCGATATTCCAGGTTCCTCTTCGTCTGTCACCAATCATTTCTCCCCCTATATTTCAAAGAAGAACCACTTGGCCTATTCATGCTTTTGCTAGTAATGTGTGTAAAAAAAGAGGGATTAAAAGCACAGGACACTTTTATTATTTGAAGTCTTCAATGATAGTCTTTACTTCACCTCAGTCAAGCTTTTCTAGTAATCAGATAGATGAGCACATTATGTTATCTTCAATTTGTGTTTCAAAAAACATGAGTTTCTATTTTTAAGCTGATTTTTGAAGGCCATTCTCTGGTAAAGGTAGCTTTGTGggctatatatgtatatatatatacacatgaaAGATTGTGTTTAATGTTTTGTAAGACCCAAGATGAGTTTGTTTTAATGGATTATTTCACATGTGAAATCCACTTCAATAAATGTTCGTTCTGATTCATAGGGTGTTCGATTCCCCCCTCGATTCTTCTTAAGAAtcagaattgaatccttagaTTCTTTGATTTTTAGGAATCAGAATTAGAATCAAAGTTTAATTTCAGTTCAGTTTTAAGTAATTTTGGTATAATTTTGGATCTAGTTTCGGATTTACTTGGATTTCATTTtagtttcaattttaatttaagtctTTATTCTTGCATTTAAAAttacaatatattttttttaattttaaaagaataaaaaagaaATCCTAAATTTCTAACATAAAAACAccaatgaaaataataatattaaaataaaaataataatagtataaaaaaatatattatatacaaaatataatcacatataaagTCTTTATTAAGtatgttatattattttttttattaattatatagccTTAACTGAGAagatacatatataattaaaagttaaaaatattatataattaaaatgtgatttattcaCGTAACTAAGGATTAAGGATTATAAGGTAGTTTAATGGGTTtgttattgaaattattaaagaaatagaaaaaaaaagaagataaatGTTATAttgatattatataatatatgtaaaaatatatataaaatcgaATTTTTGAATTGGTTTATTTTTGGTATAGTTCTTGATAAATAATCAAAATTAGATTAAGACAATAAATATAGTTTGATTTGGTaccattaaattcttataatagttttttaaaaaaaagtatcTTGTGGTTTTTTTGTTTTAAAACTTATGATTCATTTTGTAATAAAGTGATATCATGATATTTCACACGATTAAATAATGATGATTTTTTTATCTTTTTGCATTAAAAAAATATTGATGTGGAATAGAAAACTATTAATGTGAAAAAGAAAGCCGCTGATATGGAATATAAAATAATGAGAAATTATAAAAAAGTATATGTGATTTCACTTATTTTTCATTTCAAGGTCTATAATTTACTTTGTAATAAAATAGTGTCATGTGATAATACTTTATTAGCAAACTGCTCCATTTTGTTCGACATCGTCAAATTTCACTGATTGGgggattaaaataatattttaaattatttttaataataaaaaattacacATCGCCAAGAAGTTCATACAAGAAAGAGACTTTGTTTACTTTGAGCATGGTAATTCTAATTCTAAAAATGAAGGTATATGTGGAATTTTGAATGAAGACTATGACGTCTGAAATCATTATCAATAGGTTTATGAATCTAGAGTTTGCAACTTCACTTTTGGAATTATTAACGTGGTATAAACTTCCGGTTGAGTTATTGAGTTAGTATGAGTTATTAAGCTAGTATTACTGAGAATTTAAATAGAAATAACAGTACTGCCATTAGAGCAGTTAGATTTAATTGGTGCTTTTAACTAGTTAGTCACCTATTCCTTCCTtctatgtgatggttgaaatcttttttttttttactttgagCACAGCTTCCATCAGCATACTGTCTTGAGGAGTTTGTAGCTGAAACTATTCGCCGAGCTCCTTAGTATTGTTGGACACCATGTTATATTCTTATGACCTTGAGATTTGGACATTAGAAAATACTAGAACTGACAAATTGAGTTTTTCAAAGAGAACATTAATAAACTTTTCCATGGTATTTCAAAAGTGAATGATATTAGATTCTGACTGTTTACGAAGTTAAATAATTTACTTGATTTGCTAACGATATAAAATCTCAAGAAATCACTTATTACTAAATAAACTACAGAACTTGAAGTGAAATAAGTAGAACCGCAGAGtacttatataaatatatattaagtcAACGGATTTCTCTTTCATGTTAGTAGCATTTTGTTTCACATCAACACCTTTTGAAGGAGAGTGGATTGAAAATCATCGTTTGCTAATAGTGTAAAACCTTAAGATACCATTTTATCATAAAGTGCATCACAGACCCTATAATGAAAATGAGTGaaattaaagaataatttttttataattttttctttcttttataatTTCAACACAATTCTATACAATTTTTTGATTTGGTTCAATAGTCTAATTCTAAAAGTCATATTGCTTCTCTAGAATTTTGTTTCCTTTGTTAGATGATATTTGTAGTTCtgtaatgattttttttaattaaatgttgTTGGTTAGTAACTGAAAACTAAAGTATCATAAGTTATAACTAAaagtattataattatataattgtcAAAAGTTACTAACTAAAAGTATTAATAGGTGACTTTTGAAAAGTTCTCTAATCAAACACTTTAAATCAAAAGTTAATTATTTTAAAGTCAAAAGTTtgctataattatttttaaatcagaTTTTAGTGTCAAAAGCTACCTATAATCAACTCAAGACTTGATTTCAATCATTCATGAATCATTCAGAAAAGCACTTAGTTTGGTAGGATGTAATTAAACATAATCAAACAAAAttttaatagaaaaataatttaaaattctataTTTAGGGTTtggtaaaataaattaaaaaaaattaaattgctaATTAAAATTTGAACTTAGAAAGTGGTAATTTGAACCATTAATTTAAAACAATTCTCTATATAATTTTCATTCTAATAATCAATTTTAGAGTTtgagggtgaaat
The sequence above is a segment of the Hevea brasiliensis isolate MT/VB/25A 57/8 chromosome 11, ASM3005281v1, whole genome shotgun sequence genome. Coding sequences within it:
- the LOC110664088 gene encoding protein MANNAN SYNTHESIS-RELATED 2, which gives rise to MGVDLRQVVAGILTLTMFVMLGNMIKRDRFDSVVEEKLPGGAVDAEFDSGKVTEQGLVTFAKMGNGPWMEDGQQLKPCWTESTFDQIEQSKGFVTFSLTNGPEYHILQIADAVVVARYVGATLVIPDIRGNKPGDERKFEEVYDVEKFVKSLDGVIKVVKDLPDDISIRDFAVVKVPNRVTEDHIAELVEPIFRTKGNIRLATYFPSVNMRKTTQKSNTDSISCLAMYGTLQLHSEVNEAVDSMIERLRTLSRKSDGRFIAVDLRVAILEKKSCHGSGAGGAKTCYDAKEIALFLRKIGFDKDTTIYLTQSRWDDSLDVLKDIFPKTYTKESIMPEEKKTKFLESEDSEFEKVIDFYICSQSDVFVPAISGLFYANVAGKRIASGKTQVLVPADIPGSSSSVTNHFSPYISKKNHLAYSCFC